The following are encoded together in the Thunnus albacares chromosome 7, fThuAlb1.1, whole genome shotgun sequence genome:
- the mical2b gene encoding protein-methionine sulfoxide oxidase mical2b isoform X8, translated as MGETEDERTAQASQLFENFVQTSTCKGTLQAFSILCRQLELDPLDYSNFYNSLKAAITSWKVKALWTKLDKRAQHKVYNQNKACQGTRCLIIGGGPCGLRTAIELALLGCKVVVIEKRDTFSRNNVLHLWPYTIHDLRGLGAKKFYGKFCAGAIDHISIRQLQLMLLKVCLILGVEIHVNVEFVKLLEPPEEQTGDSPGWRAEVRPSSHPVSDFDFDVVIGADGRKNTLDGFARKEFRGKLAIAITANFVNRNTTAEAKVEEISGVAFIFNQKFFLELREETGIDLENIVYYKDNTHYFVMTAKKQSLLDKGVIINDYMETERLLSIDNVNHEALLSYAREAADFGTNYQLPSLDYAINHYGQPDVAMFDFTCMYASENAALIREKHGHQLLVALVGDSLLEPFWPMGTGCARGFLAAFDTAWMVRGWTQGRSPLEVLAERESIYRLLPQTTTENISKNFEQYAIDPATRYPNLNSSCVRPHQVRHLFIDGQQDSHRRERGGPTGRSVNLSRRESEVRPSRLLTWCQRQTQGYRGVSITNLTSSWRNGLALCALIHRQRPELIDYDSLNEEDVAGNNQLAFDVAERQLGIQPVTTGKEMAAKAEPDKLLMVLYLSKFYEAFRNSPLNNDGSREPDENSEEYSAKTSHTQPQPRKRIPRDDKKLEDDSVNKRRRKGNHYLTELSCHSAPPAGEDGELRENKVRSMATQLLAKFEENSSTTKTRSKSDEDSSNPSFSPPLSPASTPPPLSDEEEEEEEEEEEYENPRFAKPKDAPPPPPRPPPRPKWQPSIYLRLLENPTSVAEQTSFLYSPKPSRSPSPSRSKSPLRSPSPYVTEQHYPERTSPDLRTSHFSASALLGVDHPSKRSEEEMQQSKAQRLTTREFSRRSIKDRAVLLSSLFPGSNKPPPAPPSPLSETQVELSTSSPPSLSPTPPSSVSESSTIYSMVHPVPDPTAQAGFSSVPLYTAAHKNKKHSSTPSSYTDSDKPEEIALHVDSSTCNKTSIHLSSSCSDDSQEITSRLSEINCENGHRSSSPLPVSALQEGKCARTGYSSQDNLENGKEKFRKTAHETFDNDKCDENGHAKCNGSCALENPRRIAHKSIVRSESCPIGVPSYIKERTVGKVSSTIDAKAQKLAILYETDHRPNATPALVPWPGRAPKAEGSVVRKAFPPGLGGSDICHFCSKRVYVMERLSTEGYFFHRECFRCDVCNCTLRLGGHAFDSQGAKFYCKMHYAQRQSSTHMGRFRRRTDDQSRATPSSLDSGNYSATDSVQIQPAVCFKFPMLHPLIG; from the exons ATGGGTGAGACAGAGGATGAGCGTACGGCACAGGCTAGCCAGCTCTTTGAAAACTTTGTCCAGACGTCCACCTGTAAGGGGACTCTGCAGGCCTTCAGCATCCTCTGCAGGCAGCTGGAGCTGGATCCTCTGGACTACAGCAACTTCTACAACTCACTGAAGGCTGCAATCACCTCCTGGAAGGTCAAAGCTCTGTGGACCAAACTGGATAAAAGGGCTCAGCACAAGGTGTACAACCAGAATAAAGCCTGCCAGGGCACCAGG TGTCTGATCATCGGCGGGGGTCCTTGTGGTCTGCGGACGGCCATCGAGCTGGCCCTGCTGGGCTGTAAGGTGGTGGTGATCGAGAAGAGAGACACCTTCTCCAGGAACAATGTGCTCCACCTATGGCCCTACACCATCCACGACCTCAGGGGCCTCGGGGCCAAGAAGTTCTACGGGAAATTCTGTGCCGGTGCCATCGACCACATCA GTATCCGTCAGCTCCAGCTGATGCTGCTGAAAGTGTGTCTGATTCTGGGCGTGGAGATTCATGTCAACGTAGAGTTCGTCAAACTCCTGGAGCCTCCAGAGGAGCAGACTGGcgaca GTCCTGGGTGGCGAGCAGAGGTCCGGCCATCCAGCCATCCTGTCTCGGACTTTGACTTCGACGTGGTGATTGGAGCCGATGGACGCAAAAACACGTTAGATG GTTTCGCCCGCAAGGAGTTTCGCGGGAAGCTGGCCATCGCCATCACCGCTAACTTTGTCAACAGGAACACTACAGCAGAGGCCAAAGTGGAGGAGATCAGTGGTGTGGCCTTCATCTTTAACCAGAAGTTCTTCCTGGAACTCAGGGAGGAAACAG GAATTGACTTGGAGAACATAGTTTACTACAAAGACAACACCCACTACTTTGTCATGACGGCGAAGAAGCAGAGTCTGCTGGACAAAGGGGTCATCATAAAT GACTACATGGAAACAGAGCGTCTGCTGAGCATTGATAATGTCAACCACGAAGCGTTACTCTCCTACGCCCGTGAAGCAGCTGACTTCGGCACAAACTACCAGCTGCCATCACTGGACTACGCCATCAACCACTACGGACAGCCGGACGTGGCAATGTTTGACTTCACCTGCATGTACGCTTCAGAGAATGCTGCCTTGATCAGGGAGAAACACGGACATCAGCTACTGGTCGCACTGGTGGGAGATAGTCTGCTTGAG CCCTTCTGGCCCATGGGTACAGGTTGTGCTCGGGGGTTTCTGGCAGCCTTCGACACAGCTTGGATGGTGAGGGGCTGGACACAGGGCAGGAGCCCCCTGGAGGTACTGGCTGAGAG GGAGAGTATCTACCGGCTGCTGCCTCAAACCACCACAGAGAACATCAGTAAAAACTTTGAACAGTACGCCATTGACCCTGCAACCCGCTACCCCAACCTCAACTCCAGCTGTGTACGCCCCCACCAG GTGCGTCACCTGTTCATCGACGGCCAACAGGACTCGCATCGCCGGGAAAGAGGAGGTCCCACAGGTAGATCAGTCAACCTGTCCAGAAGAG AGTCCGAGGTGCGACCGAGCCGGCTGCTGACCTGGTGTCAGAGGCAGACTCAGGGATACCGAGGAGTCAGTATCACCAACCTCACATCTTCCTGGAGGAATGGCCTGGCCCTCTGCGCTCTCATACACCGCCAGAGACCTGAGCTCAT TGACTATGACTCCCTCAATGAGGAGGATGTGGCGGGGAACAACCAGTTGGCGTTTGACGTGGCTGAGCGACAGCTGGGAATCCAGCCAGTGACCACGGGAAAGGAGATGGCTGCGAAGGCAGAACCAGACAAGCTGCTGATGGTCCTCTACCTCTCCAAATTCTACGAGGCCTTCAGGAACTCACCATTAAATAACGATG GTTCAAGAGAACCAGACGAGAATAGTGAAGAATATTCAGCTAAAACCAGCCACACCCAGCCTCAGCCCAGGAAGAGGATACCCAGG GATGACAAGAAACTGGAAGACGACTCTGTTAACAAGAGACGACGAAAGGGCAACCACTACCTCACAGAG TTATCCTGTCACAGTGCCCCCCCTGCAGGTGAGGATGGAGAGCTGCGGGAGAACAAGGTCCGCTCCATGGCAACTCAGCTGCTGGCCAAATTTGAGGAGAACTCATCAACAACAAAGACACGCAGCAAG TCTGATGAGGACTCGTCCAATCCgtccttttctcctcctctgtctcctgcctccaccccccctcctctctcagatgaggaagaggaggaagaggaggaggaggaggagtatgAAAACCCTCGTTTTGCAAAGCCCAAGGatgccccccctcctcctcctcggcctcCCCCTCGCCCCAAGTGGCAG CCTTCCATCTACCTTCGCTTACTGGAGAATCCCACTTCTGTGGCTGAGCAAACCAGTTTCCTCTATTCCCCCAAACCCAGTCGCTCTCCTTCGCCCTCACGCTCTAAGAGCCCATTACGCTCACCAAGCCCCTATGTTACTGAACAGCACTACCCAGAACGCACCTCTCCTGACCTAAGAACAAGTCATTTCTCTGCTTCTGCTCTGTTGGGTGTCGATCATCCCTCCAAGAGGTCAGAGGAGGAGATGCAGCAG AGTAAAGCCCAGAGACTGACTACTAGAGAATTCTCCAGAAGGAGTATAAAGGATCGAgctgtcctcctctcctccttgtTTCCTGGGTCCAACAaacctcctcctgctcctccttctcctctttctgaAACACAG GTGGAACTATCTACTTCTTCCCCTCCTTCCTTGTCTCCTACTCCTCCTTCCTCTGTATCTGAGAGCTCAACCATCTACTCGATGGTCCACCCTGTCCCTGACCCCACCGCCCAGGCTGGTTTCTCCTCTGTCCCCCTTTACACTGCCGCACACAAGAACAAGAAACACTCCTCTACTCCTTCGTCTTACACTGACTCTGACAAACCAGAGGAAATCGCTCTCCATGTTGATTCCTCCACGTGCAACAAAACTTCTATTCATCTGTCCTCATCTTGCTCTGATGACAGCCAGGAGATCACGTCTCGACTTTCTGAAATTAACTGTGAAAATGGACACCGcagctcttctcctcttccAGTTTCTGCGCTGCAGGAGGGAAAGTGTGCAAGAACAGGTTACAGTTCTCAAGACAATCTTGAAAACGGAAAGGAAAAGTTCCGCAAAACTGCTCATGAGACGTTTGACAACGacaaatgtgatgaaaatgGTCATGCAAAG TGCAATGGGAGCTGTGCTCTTGAGAACCCCAGAAGAATCGCTCACAAGTCAATTGTTCGCTCTGAGAGTTGTCCAATCGGCGTTCCAAGTTACATTAAAGAG CGTACAGTTGGGAAGGTATCATCAACCATAGATGCTAAAGCACAGAAACTGGCCATCCTGTATGAGACAGACCACAGGCCCAATGCCACACCG GCTCTAGTTCCCTGGCCAGGAAGGGCTCCTAAGGCTGAAGGG AGTGTGGTGCGTAAGGCTTTCCCTCCCGGGCTTGGTGGCAGTGATATCTGCCACTTCTGCTCCAAGCGGGTCTATGTGATGGAGAGACTGAGCACTGAGGGCTACTTCTTCCACCGCGAGTGTTTCCGCTGTGATGTCTGTAACTGCACCCTGCGTCTGGGCGGGCACGCCTTCGACTCACAGGGGG CAAAATTCTACTGCAAGATGCATTATGCCCAGCGCCAATCCAGCACTCACATGGGCAGGTTCAGGAGGAGAACG GATGACCAAAGCCGCGCCACGCCGTCATCGTTGGACAGTGGGAACTACTCTGCGACAGACAGCGTCCAGATACAACCCGCAG TCTGTTTCAAGTTTCCAATGCTGCaccctctgattggctga